One genomic region from Bifidobacteriaceae bacterium encodes:
- a CDS encoding inorganic diphosphatase: MSKPSYQPALRTEHSDATGEHPLEFDVTIEIPKGSRNKYELDHDTGRIRLDRMLFTATRYPDDYGYVEGTLGEDGDPLDALVLLDEPTFPGCLIRCRALGMFRMRDEAGGDDKVLCVPAHDTRSSWRLDIDDVSEFHRLEVQHFFEIYKDLEPGKSVEGSHWTDRAGAEAEIIASIQRLEDAKAAGQH, translated from the coding sequence ATGTCAAAGCCGAGCTATCAACCAGCCCTTCGCACCGAGCATTCCGACGCGACCGGCGAACACCCCCTCGAATTCGACGTGACGATCGAGATTCCGAAGGGCTCGCGCAACAAGTACGAGTTGGACCACGACACGGGCCGCATCCGCCTTGACCGGATGCTGTTCACGGCGACCCGCTATCCGGATGACTACGGCTACGTGGAGGGCACACTCGGCGAGGACGGCGACCCGCTGGACGCGTTGGTCCTGCTGGACGAGCCGACCTTCCCCGGCTGTTTGATCCGCTGCCGGGCGCTCGGGATGTTCCGCATGCGCGACGAGGCCGGCGGCGACGACAAGGTGCTCTGCGTGCCCGCCCACGACACCCGCTCTTCCTGGCGCCTGGACATTGACGACGTGTCCGAGTTCCACCGGCTGGAAGTCCAGCACTTCTTCGAGATTTACAAGGATTTGGAGCCGGGCAAGTCCGTTGAGGGCTCCCATTGGACCGACCGCGCGGGCGCCGAAGCCGAGATCATCGCCTCAATCCAGCGCCTCGAAGACGCGAAGGCGGCCGGTCAGCACTGA